One Gordonia mangrovi genomic region harbors:
- the rocD gene encoding ornithine--oxo-acid transaminase codes for MTITSPARVPAITRVPRVRTYAMTPPVHFTVQYAINPWMDPTTPVDTDRAIAQWLRLREVYEALGHTVHAVDPQPGLPDMVYAANGGLSVAGATIAARFAFPERGPEGDHYADWFSANGLGPVHRTDGIQEGEGDFLVVGDRILAGTGFRTHRDTHAEIAALTGRPVITLELVDPRFYHLDTALGVLDDDLIAYYPPAFSPHSQAVLAELFPTAVIATDADASALGLNFVSDGHHVVMTDAAPALADALRTAGFEPVCVELSELLKGGGGVKCCTLELRGTDEEVDVSSAAEPHVAHNYSPLPVTAATAEGAWITDVDGRRYLDCLGAYSAVNFGHRHPRIVAAALDQIGRVTLTSRAFRSTELEPFCAALATLCGKDMVLPMNTGAEAVESAIKVARKWGYDVKGVADGRAKVIVAGGNFHGRTISIVSFSDDPDARTGFGPYTPGFVQVPYGDADAIAAAIDDETVAVLLEPIQGEAGIIVPSDDYLPRVRALCTNHNVLMIADEIQSGLGRTGTTFACAHWGVEPDVYTLGKALGGGILPVSAVVADSDVLGVLHPGEHGSTFGGNPLAAAVGHTVVDMLADGSWQRRAADLGAHLHTRLGELVGNGVIAVRGLGLWAGIDLEPGVGTGKDVCLRLAERGVLAKDTHGSTLRLAPPLVITTEEIDWAVDQLAEAVRSSS; via the coding sequence ATGACGATCACCAGCCCTGCCCGCGTGCCCGCGATCACCCGGGTTCCCCGGGTACGCACCTATGCGATGACCCCACCGGTGCACTTCACCGTCCAGTACGCGATCAACCCATGGATGGACCCCACGACGCCGGTGGATACCGATCGCGCGATCGCTCAGTGGCTACGCCTCCGCGAGGTCTACGAGGCACTCGGGCACACGGTGCACGCGGTGGACCCGCAACCGGGCCTGCCGGACATGGTCTACGCGGCCAACGGGGGACTGAGCGTCGCCGGCGCGACGATCGCCGCGCGGTTCGCGTTCCCCGAACGCGGACCGGAAGGCGATCACTATGCCGACTGGTTCTCCGCCAACGGCCTCGGACCGGTGCACCGCACCGACGGCATCCAGGAGGGCGAAGGCGACTTCCTGGTCGTCGGTGATCGCATCCTCGCCGGCACCGGGTTCCGCACGCACCGCGACACCCATGCCGAGATCGCCGCGCTGACCGGGAGACCGGTGATCACCCTCGAACTCGTCGACCCACGCTTCTATCACCTCGACACCGCGCTCGGCGTGCTCGATGACGACCTGATCGCCTACTACCCGCCCGCGTTCTCACCGCACTCGCAGGCGGTGCTCGCGGAACTCTTCCCGACCGCGGTCATCGCGACCGACGCCGACGCGTCCGCACTGGGCCTGAACTTCGTCTCCGACGGCCATCACGTCGTGATGACCGATGCGGCGCCGGCACTCGCGGATGCGCTGCGCACGGCCGGCTTCGAACCGGTCTGTGTGGAGTTGTCCGAACTACTCAAAGGCGGCGGCGGAGTGAAGTGCTGCACCCTAGAATTGAGGGGCACCGACGAGGAGGTCGACGTGTCGTCAGCCGCTGAACCACATGTGGCGCATAATTATTCGCCACTGCCGGTGACCGCGGCCACCGCCGAAGGCGCGTGGATCACCGACGTCGACGGACGTCGCTACCTGGACTGCCTCGGCGCGTACTCCGCGGTCAACTTCGGACATCGCCATCCGCGGATCGTCGCAGCCGCGCTCGATCAGATCGGGCGGGTCACTCTGACCAGCCGCGCATTTCGCTCCACGGAACTCGAACCCTTCTGCGCCGCACTGGCGACGCTGTGCGGCAAGGACATGGTGCTGCCGATGAACACGGGCGCCGAGGCCGTCGAGTCCGCGATCAAGGTCGCCCGCAAATGGGGTTACGACGTCAAGGGTGTCGCCGACGGTCGAGCGAAGGTCATCGTGGCGGGCGGCAACTTCCACGGCCGGACCATCAGTATCGTCAGCTTCAGCGACGACCCCGATGCCCGCACCGGATTCGGTCCGTACACACCGGGATTCGTTCAGGTGCCCTACGGCGATGCGGACGCGATCGCGGCCGCAATCGACGACGAGACGGTGGCCGTGCTCCTCGAACCGATCCAAGGCGAGGCCGGCATCATCGTGCCCTCCGACGACTACCTGCCGCGTGTGCGTGCACTGTGTACCAACCACAACGTGCTGATGATCGCCGACGAGATCCAGTCCGGGCTCGGGCGCACCGGAACCACCTTCGCCTGCGCGCATTGGGGTGTCGAGCCGGATGTCTACACCCTGGGCAAGGCACTCGGCGGTGGCATCCTGCCGGTGTCGGCGGTCGTCGCCGACTCCGACGTCCTCGGGGTTCTGCATCCCGGCGAGCACGGGTCGACATTCGGCGGCAACCCGCTCGCGGCGGCGGTGGGCCACACCGTGGTCGACATGCTCGCCGACGGTTCGTGGCAGCGTCGGGCCGCCGACCTCGGTGCGCACCTGCACACTCGGTTGGGTGAACTCGTCGGCAATGGCGTCATCGCGGTCCGTGGGCTCGGCCTGTGGGCCGGCATCGACCTCGAGCCCGGGGTCGGCACCGGTAAGGATGTCTGCCTGCGACTTGCCGAACGGGGCGTGCTGGCCAAGGACACCCACGGGTCGACGCTGCGCCTGGCTCCGCCACTGGTGATCACCACCGAGGAGATCGATTGGGCGGTGGATCAGTTGGCCGAGGCCGTACGCTCATCCTCGTGA
- a CDS encoding Lrp/AsnC family transcriptional regulator, whose protein sequence is MRVLDELDEKVLACLTRDARATFAQIGDVVGLSAPAVKRRVDRLVDDGVIKGFTAVIDPYAMQWTTEAYVQVSCRGNISPQVLKEAWEPIPEVVSAATITGQADAILRVRARDVQHLEQALERIRSAGPVEHSESIIVLSQLIDRGHP, encoded by the coding sequence TTGCGTGTTCTCGATGAGTTGGACGAGAAGGTGCTCGCCTGCCTGACCCGCGACGCCCGGGCCACCTTCGCCCAGATCGGTGACGTGGTGGGATTGTCGGCGCCGGCGGTGAAGCGGCGGGTGGATCGGCTGGTCGACGACGGGGTGATCAAGGGCTTCACCGCAGTGATCGATCCGTATGCGATGCAGTGGACGACCGAGGCCTATGTGCAGGTCTCCTGTCGTGGCAACATCTCGCCGCAGGTGCTGAAGGAGGCGTGGGAGCCGATTCCCGAGGTGGTCAGCGCCGCCACCATCACCGGGCAGGCCGACGCCATCCTGCGGGTGCGCGCCCGGGACGTGCAGCATCTGGAGCAGGCCCTCGAGCGGATTCGCAGCGCCGGTCCGGTCGAGCACTCCGAATCGATCATCGTGTTGAGTCAGTTGATCGACCGAGGTCATCCGTAA
- a CDS encoding 3-deoxy-7-phosphoheptulonate synthase, giving the protein MTTISDLTAAESTSDRRIKSFRSIPSPDTIRTELPLTSRRALTVQRDREEIADILAGRDDRLLVVVGPCSVHDPIAAIDYARRLAPLAADHADRLKIVMRVYFEKPRTTVGWKGLINDPGMDGSFDVERGLRTARSLLLDIIDLGLPVGCEFLEPTSPQYIADAVAWGAIGARTTESQVHRQLASGLSMPIGFKNGTDGNVQVAIDGVKAAAAQHVFFGVDDFGHGAVVETAGNDECHVILRGGTAGPNHDADSVASAVAALAKAGLPERIMIDCSHANSGKDHIRQAEVAEEIATAIRATRASGTPVTISGVMLESFLEPGAQSPDAESLTYGQSVTDKCMGWEASAAVLATLARA; this is encoded by the coding sequence GTGACCACCATCTCGGACTTGACCGCCGCCGAATCCACCTCGGACCGCCGGATCAAGTCGTTCCGCTCCATCCCGTCCCCGGACACCATCCGCACCGAGTTGCCGCTGACCTCGCGCCGCGCACTGACCGTGCAGCGTGACCGCGAGGAGATCGCCGACATCCTGGCCGGTCGCGACGACCGGCTGCTCGTGGTGGTCGGTCCGTGTTCGGTCCACGACCCGATCGCGGCAATCGACTACGCACGCCGACTGGCGCCGTTGGCCGCCGACCACGCGGACCGGCTCAAGATCGTGATGCGGGTGTACTTCGAGAAGCCGCGCACCACCGTCGGGTGGAAGGGCCTCATCAACGACCCGGGCATGGACGGCTCGTTCGACGTCGAGCGTGGTTTGCGGACCGCGCGGTCGCTGCTGCTCGACATCATCGACCTCGGTCTTCCGGTGGGGTGTGAGTTCCTCGAGCCCACGAGTCCGCAGTACATCGCCGACGCCGTGGCCTGGGGTGCGATCGGGGCCCGTACCACCGAGTCGCAGGTGCACCGCCAACTCGCGTCGGGCCTGTCGATGCCGATCGGTTTCAAGAACGGCACCGACGGCAACGTGCAGGTGGCCATCGACGGCGTGAAGGCCGCGGCGGCCCAGCACGTGTTCTTCGGCGTCGACGATTTCGGTCACGGCGCGGTGGTCGAGACCGCCGGCAACGACGAGTGCCACGTGATCCTGCGCGGCGGCACCGCCGGCCCGAATCACGATGCCGACTCGGTCGCGTCGGCGGTCGCCGCGCTGGCGAAGGCCGGACTCCCGGAACGGATCATGATCGACTGCTCGCATGCGAACTCGGGCAAGGACCACATCCGCCAGGCCGAGGTCGCCGAGGAGATCGCCACGGCCATCCGGGCGACGCGTGCGTCGGGTACGCCGGTGACGATCAGCGGCGTCATGCTGGAGAGCTTCCTGGAGCCGGGAGCGCAGTCGCCGGATGCCGAATCGTTGACCTACGGACAGTCGGTCACCGACAAGTGCATGGGCTGGGAGGCCAGCGCCGCCGTGCTGGCGACGCTGGCCCGGGCCTGA
- a CDS encoding PepSY-associated TM helix domain-containing protein, with amino-acid sequence MSLTHDPTATSSSPPADPRPTRDRSGRLLLRRLHFYAGILVAPFLLIAAVSGALYAVAPTMENIVYRGYLHTESTGTPQPLADQVSAALDARPDLELSAVRPSTQPGDTTRVLFDDPTLGKSERLAVFVDPVTAQPVGELVAYGSSGALPLRTWISQLHRHLHLGEPGRIYSELAASWLWVIALGGLVLWIARYRKGRGKLRLATIDRTARGRNRTLNWHGAMGVWLIVGLVFLSATGLTWSRFAGENVSELRTTLHWTTPAVDTDLTGTAPDGSGDHAGHGGHSTTAGDATAAPAMPAAEQAAQLDEVLAIARDAGVTDKVEIAVPADAQTTYKVTETREAWQLSPNSVAVDAADSRVVDTSWFADWPLAAKLTNWGIALHMGLLFGLLSQFLLLLLAVGLVAVIMRGYQMWWQRRPRDGSRRVGRAPVRGALWSLPPATAVGVVLVAVAVGWFVPLLGISLAAFLLVDVVIGVIGRMRTARQ; translated from the coding sequence ATGTCCCTGACCCACGATCCGACCGCCACGTCTTCCTCACCACCCGCCGACCCGCGACCCACCCGGGACCGCAGCGGGCGACTGCTGCTGCGTCGCCTGCACTTCTACGCCGGCATCCTCGTCGCACCGTTTCTGCTCATCGCCGCCGTGAGCGGTGCGCTCTATGCCGTCGCGCCGACGATGGAGAACATCGTCTACCGCGGATACCTGCACACCGAGTCCACCGGCACGCCACAACCGCTGGCCGACCAGGTCTCGGCCGCCCTCGACGCACGCCCCGACCTCGAACTGTCCGCGGTGCGACCCTCGACGCAGCCCGGCGACACCACCCGGGTGCTGTTCGACGACCCGACCCTCGGAAAATCCGAACGTCTCGCCGTCTTCGTCGATCCGGTCACCGCACAACCGGTCGGTGAACTTGTGGCCTACGGCAGCAGCGGCGCACTGCCGCTGCGCACCTGGATCAGCCAGCTGCATCGGCATCTGCATCTGGGCGAACCCGGCCGCATCTACAGCGAACTCGCCGCGTCCTGGCTGTGGGTGATCGCGCTCGGCGGGCTGGTGTTGTGGATCGCCCGCTACCGCAAGGGCCGCGGCAAACTGCGGCTGGCCACCATCGACCGCACCGCCCGCGGCCGCAACAGAACGCTGAACTGGCACGGCGCAATGGGTGTGTGGCTCATCGTCGGCCTGGTGTTCCTGTCGGCGACGGGCCTGACCTGGTCGCGGTTTGCTGGTGAGAACGTCTCGGAGCTGCGGACCACGCTGCACTGGACCACCCCGGCCGTCGACACCGACCTGACCGGCACAGCACCAGACGGCAGCGGTGATCACGCCGGCCATGGCGGTCACAGCACCACCGCCGGCGACGCCACGGCAGCTCCGGCGATGCCGGCGGCCGAGCAGGCGGCGCAGCTCGATGAGGTGCTGGCGATCGCTCGCGACGCCGGCGTCACCGACAAGGTCGAGATCGCCGTTCCCGCGGACGCGCAGACGACCTACAAGGTGACCGAGACGCGCGAGGCGTGGCAGTTGTCGCCGAACTCGGTGGCCGTGGACGCCGCCGACTCTCGGGTGGTCGACACGTCGTGGTTTGCCGACTGGCCGCTCGCCGCCAAACTCACCAACTGGGGTATCGCTCTGCACATGGGACTGCTGTTCGGGCTGCTCAGCCAGTTCCTGCTACTTCTGCTCGCCGTCGGCCTGGTCGCCGTGATCATGCGGGGCTACCAGATGTGGTGGCAGCGGCGCCCACGCGACGGATCGCGACGCGTCGGCCGGGCCCCGGTGCGTGGCGCACTGTGGTCGCTGCCGCCCGCGACCGCGGTCGGCGTGGTGCTCGTGGCGGTGGCCGTGGGCTGGTTCGTACCGCTGCTCGGCATCAGCCTGGCCGCATTCCTGCTCGTCGACGTCGTGATCGGCGTCATCGGCAGGATGCGGACCGCCCGACAGTAG